A stretch of the Mobula hypostoma chromosome 19, sMobHyp1.1, whole genome shotgun sequence genome encodes the following:
- the LOC134358943 gene encoding interferon-induced protein with tetratricopeptide repeats 1-like — protein sequence MSNTPEDLLKEKLNQLQCHFTWTPKKETIDLEDLMYRLEDAVHFAIKYQATSYNQMAFVNCLEGNHEEAIKNLKEAERILRENHKDEFERRIIITYGNFAWVHYHMGQLTEAQSYLDKLEVICKPLSDGPRYTAMIPEVYGEKGWSLMKTRAEFYEEAKECFAKALEQDPDNTDWIMGYATVLSRLEAFSGTTEHHERIQSVKHLRRVLELDPDHSLAMVLLALKLQKFNAKKEANELVQQALQKTPDFPYMLRYAAKFYRVQGAVDKAINLLKHILEFTPKSCFVHHQLGMCYRSKLMPWAADPYHTRLHYHALRHKTELIEQCKYHFEKACEYRKRSSILPHLDLADLYVKIGDHSRADEIYSFLLKLKDIRPENIQVVCLRAGSFELYHRGSESNATKLFLKGLKIEYNSSERKKCHYELEKWADRKLCRNPYDSKALGIKGLLFQQSGNKAKAIQYFEEALETDHDNEDYLSALWELRLSLKGQNDA from the coding sequence CAACACACCAGAAGATTTGTTGAAAGAGAAGCTTAATCAGCTTCAGTGTCACTTCACGTGGACCCCCAAGAAGGAAACCATTGACTTGGAAGATCTTATGTATAGATTAGAAGATGCTGTCCACTTTGCCATCAAATATCAAGCCACATCCTACAACCAGATGGCTTTTGTGAACTGCTTGGAAGGTAATCATGAAGAAGCCATTAAAAACTTAAAGGAAGCTGAAAGGATTCTGAGGGAGAACCACAAAGATGAATTTGAAAGAAGAATCATCATCACCTATGGAAACTTTGCCTGGGTGCATTACCACATGGGACAGCTGACCGAGGCCCAGTCTTACCTCGACAAGCTGGAGGTGATCTGTAAACCGCTCAGTGACGGCCCTCGCTATACAGCAATGATCCCTGAGGTGTACGGGGAGAAGGGATGGTCATTGATGAAGACTCGTGCTGAGTTCTATGAGGAGGCAAAGGAATGCTTTGCAAAGGCTCTGGAACAAGATCCTGACAATACTGATTGGATCATGGGATATGCAACTGTACTGTCTCGTCTGGAAGCATTTTCTGGAACAACAGAGCATCACGAACGGATTCAGTCAGTGAAGCACCTGCGACGAGTACTGGAGCTTGATCCTGATCACTCTCTGGCCATGGTTCTGTTGGCCCTAAAACTGCAAAAGTTCAATGCAAAGAAAGAAGCAAATGAATTGGTTCAACAGGCATTGCAGAAAACCCCTGATTTTCCATATATGCTCCGCTATGCAGCAAAATTTTACAGAGTTCAGGGAGCTGTGGACAAAGCTATTAATCTGTTGAAGCATATATTAGAATTCACTCCAAAATCCTGTTTCGTACATCACCAGCTGGGTATGTGTTACAGATCTAAACTCATGCCATGGGCAGCCGATCCATATCACACACGTCTTCATTACCATGCACTTCGACACAAAACTGAGTTGATTGAACAATGTAAATACCACTTTGAAAAGGCCTGTGAGTATCGTAAAAGGTCATCTATTCTACCACATTTGGATCTTGCAGACCTCTATGTAAAAATTGGAGACCACTCTAGAGCAGATGAAATCTACAGTTTTCTTCTGAAACTAAAAGATATTCGCCCAGAAAATATTCAGGTGGTATGTTTACGTGCTGGATCGTTTGAACTGTATCACAGAGGTTCTGAATCAAATGCCACCAAGCTATTCCTAAAAGGTTTGAAGATTGAATATAACTCAAGTGAACGGAAAAAATGTCATTATGAACTGGAGAAGTGGGCAGATAGGAAACTTTGCAGGAATCCATATGACAGCAAGGCCCTTGGTATCAAAGGGTTACTGTTTCAGCAGAGTGGGAACAAGGCTAAAGCTATTCAATACTTTGAAGAGGCTTTGGAGACTGATCATGATAATGAAGACTATCTGAGTGCTCTTTGGGAATTACGCCTTTCCTTGAAGGGCCAAAATGATGCTTGA